In Natator depressus isolate rNatDep1 chromosome 17, rNatDep2.hap1, whole genome shotgun sequence, one genomic interval encodes:
- the LOC142000601 gene encoding fibrinogen-like protein 1-like protein: protein MEMTGRVGFQSSSLLLLSVLSTTALLSVAPVQGNGTLAHRKVERGFPRDCSYIPRDSPSGIHVIQPAGSPPRVVWCDMDTEGKGWTVVQRNSYNTEITWKESWSTYKYGFGNVQEDYWLGNEYLSLLTRQNTYKVRFVVEDKSNNTRYAEYDIFSVEDEPSGYPLRLGRYSGDGEDYLTTYHSGLGGIHDNMKFSTTDKDQDQASGNCASSYGGWWYDKCQNILLNGKGYIYWAGFCKSGECKSSLILVKPTDVCWVWQKEPILPGSRRR, encoded by the exons ATGGAAATGACCGGGAGAGTAG GGTTCCAGTCCAGCTCTCTCCTGCTTCTGTCTGTCCTGTCCACGACGGCGCTCCTTTCTGTAGCCCCCGTGCAGGGCAACGGGACCCTGGCCCACAGGAAGGTCGAGAGGG GGTTCCCCAGAGACTGCAGCTACATTCCCAGGGACAGCCCCAGTGGGATCCATGTCATCCAGCCGGCAGGCTCTCCCCCTCGGGTGGTGTGGTGTGACATGGACACCGAAGGCAAAGGCTGGACCGTTGTCCAGAGAAATTCTTACAACACAGAGATCACCTGGAAGGAATCCTGGAGCACCTACAAGTACGGCTTTGGGAACGTGCAGGAGGATTACTGGCTGGGCAACGAGTACCTGTCCCTGCTCACGCGGCAGAACACCTACAAGGTCCGCTTTGTCGTGGAGGACAAATCCAACAACACCCGCTACGCGGAGTACGACATCTTCAGCGTTGAGGATGAGCCCAGCGGGTACCCGCTGAGGCTGGGCAGGTACTCTGGGGACGGCGAGGACTATCTCACCACCTACCACTCCGGCCTGGGGGGCATACACGACAACATGAAGTTCAGCACAACTGACAAGGATCAGGACCAGGCCAGTGGGAATTGCGCAAGTAGCTATGGAGGCTGGTGGTATGACAAGTGTCAGAACATCCTGCTCAATGGGAAAGGCTACATCTACTGGGCAGGGTTCTGTAAGAGCGGGGAGTGCAAGTCTTCCCTCATCCTGGTTAAGCCAACAGATGTGTGCTGGGTCTGGCAGAAGGAGCCCATCCTCCCTGGGAGCCGGCGCCGCTGA
- the LOC142000600 gene encoding fibrinogen-like protein 1-like protein isoform X2, translating to MDQGKGSLRHSRDSDPQLPEAHVWPKDCSEITWNRVSGIFVIQPTGLHKIVVYCDLNSTSEGWTVLQRNRHDTQITWAESWSTYKYGFGNVHNDYWLGTEYIYQIAKQKVYQVRFVIHDSSGTMKYADYNLFGLEDESKGYKLRLGSYTGTAGDAMTSNNPSTVHDNMKFTAKDLDQDTYGGNCASSYGGGWWYSACYSARLNVKGSITWGSFCNGNCQASAILIKPATYC from the exons ATGG ATCAGGGGAAAGGGAGCCTGCGGCACAGCCGAGACAGTGACCCGCAGTTACCAGAGGCCCACG TCTGGCCCAAGGACTGCAGCGAGATAACCTGGAACAGGGTCAGCGGCATCTTCGTCATCCAGCCCACAGGACTCCACAAGATTGTCGTTTACTGTGACTTGAACAGCACCAGCGAGGGCTGGACGGTCCTCCAGCGGAACCGGCATGACACACAGATCACCTGGGCTGAGTCCTGGAGCACCTACAAGTACGGCTTTGGCAACGTGCACAATGACTACTGGCTGGGGACGGAGTACATCTATCAGATCGCCAAGCAGAAGGTCTACCAGGTCAGGTTTGTCATCCATGATTCATCCGGCACCATGAAATACGCAGACTACAACCTCTTCGGTCTGGAAGACGAGTCCAAAGGCTACAAGCTGAGGCTGGGCTCTTACACTGGGACTGCAGGGGATGCCATGACTTCAAACAATCCTAGCACTGTGCATGACAACATGAAGTTCACGGCTAAAGACCTGGATCAAGACACTTATGGTGGGAATTGTGCATCTAGCTATGGTGGGGGCTGGTGGTACTCAGCTTGTTATTCTGCTCGACTGAACGTCAAAGGGAGCATCACTTGGGGTAGTTTCTGTAATGGAAACTGCCAAGCCTCTGCCATCCTCATCAAACCAGCAACTTACTGTTag
- the LOC142000600 gene encoding fibrinogen-like protein 1-like protein isoform X1 yields MAARCPRLLLLTGLLALSAPVFTLDIHNLNILKGPTHAIRNIHPKNLKADQGKGSLRHSRDSDPQLPEAHVWPKDCSEITWNRVSGIFVIQPTGLHKIVVYCDLNSTSEGWTVLQRNRHDTQITWAESWSTYKYGFGNVHNDYWLGTEYIYQIAKQKVYQVRFVIHDSSGTMKYADYNLFGLEDESKGYKLRLGSYTGTAGDAMTSNNPSTVHDNMKFTAKDLDQDTYGGNCASSYGGGWWYSACYSARLNVKGSITWGSFCNGNCQASAILIKPATYC; encoded by the exons ATGG CTGCCCGGTGCCCTCGTCTCCTGCTCCTCACTGGCCTGCTGGCCCTGTCAGCCCCAGTTTTCACCCTGGATATACACAATCTGAACATCTTAAAGGGACCCACCCATGCAATCCGGAACATCCACCCAAAGAATCTGAAGGCAG ATCAGGGGAAAGGGAGCCTGCGGCACAGCCGAGACAGTGACCCGCAGTTACCAGAGGCCCACG TCTGGCCCAAGGACTGCAGCGAGATAACCTGGAACAGGGTCAGCGGCATCTTCGTCATCCAGCCCACAGGACTCCACAAGATTGTCGTTTACTGTGACTTGAACAGCACCAGCGAGGGCTGGACGGTCCTCCAGCGGAACCGGCATGACACACAGATCACCTGGGCTGAGTCCTGGAGCACCTACAAGTACGGCTTTGGCAACGTGCACAATGACTACTGGCTGGGGACGGAGTACATCTATCAGATCGCCAAGCAGAAGGTCTACCAGGTCAGGTTTGTCATCCATGATTCATCCGGCACCATGAAATACGCAGACTACAACCTCTTCGGTCTGGAAGACGAGTCCAAAGGCTACAAGCTGAGGCTGGGCTCTTACACTGGGACTGCAGGGGATGCCATGACTTCAAACAATCCTAGCACTGTGCATGACAACATGAAGTTCACGGCTAAAGACCTGGATCAAGACACTTATGGTGGGAATTGTGCATCTAGCTATGGTGGGGGCTGGTGGTACTCAGCTTGTTATTCTGCTCGACTGAACGTCAAAGGGAGCATCACTTGGGGTAGTTTCTGTAATGGAAACTGCCAAGCCTCTGCCATCCTCATCAAACCAGCAACTTACTGTTag